A window from Thunnus albacares chromosome 19, fThuAlb1.1, whole genome shotgun sequence encodes these proteins:
- the LOC122970161 gene encoding apolipoprotein A-IV-like — translation MKVLVVLALFSVCNADILWQEPPKTSLDMVKDAFWDYVAKATHTAEDSLERIRQSELGQEVNTKISQSADTVNQYIVTLRTQVAPLTQDFMTQFSQEAEQLKARLEKDLTAVSTTLQPFAEQLVADLQRQVEDLKKEAAPYAESMDPEALKAVLLQKSQELRGELDKKVTELQAQMVPYTEEMKQKLEQSVDEFQKSMMPLAQSFQTQLTQKTQELQQSLTPYGEELKAKLDASAQDLQAQLTALWESFTQKTQ, via the exons ATGAAGGTCCTTGTGGTTCTCGCACTTTTCTCTG TTTGCAATGCCGACATCCTGTGGCAGGAGCCACCCAAGACCAGTCTGGACATGGTGAAAGATGCTTTCTGGGACTACGTTGCCAAGGCAACACACACCGCTGAGGACTCTCTGGAGAGGATCAGACAGTCTGAGCTGGGACAGGAAGTCAA CACCAAGATCTCTCAGAGTGCTGATACAGTGAACCAGTACATCGTCACTCTGCGTACTCAGGTGGCTCCTCTGACTCAGGACTTCATGACTCAGTTCTCCCAGGAGGCCGAGCAGCTGAAGGCCCGTCTGGAGAAGGATCTGACCGCCGTGAGCACTACCCTGCAGCCCTTTGCCGAGCAGCTGGTGGCTGACCTCCAGAGGCAGGTGGAGGACCTGAAGAAGGAAGCCGCCCCCTACGCAGAGTCCATGGACCCAGAGGCCCTGAAGGCCGTCCTGCTGCAGAAGAGCCAGGAGCTGAGGGGAGAGCTGGATAAGAAAGTGACCGAGCTGCAGGCCCAGATGGTCCCCTACACTGAGGAGATGAAGCAGAAGTTGGAGCAGAGTGTGGATGAGTTTCAGAAGAGCATGATGCCCCTGGCCCAGAGCTTCCAGACCCAGCTGACCCAGAAAACCCAGGAGCTCCAGCAGAGCCTGACTCCCTACGGAGAGGAGCTGAAGGCTAAGCTGGACGCCAGCGCTCAGGACCTGCAGGCTCAGCTGACTGCTCTCTGGGAGTCTTTCACTCAGAAGACCCAGTAA